One window from the genome of Azospirillum sp. B510 encodes:
- a CDS encoding F0F1 ATP synthase subunit alpha → MRIDGWTLLLQAVNFLILVWLLRRFLYRPVLAVIAERQAATERVRSEAEAARKAAEADRRGLEAQRAALPAERDRLIAAARAEAEAEGAALLDKARAEAGQAMEEARARLAEERAQALDALRRHVAELGTRLAARLLRAAPAAALTGPLLAEACAAVEALAGPRRDALVDGSDPVPVRLTVAGPLPEEDMARARDRLAAALGCPVALEPVEDPSLIAGVELHFAHAVVRRSWKQTLAEAREEMSRDESEKQDAEKHDAGPSLEQALAAWMPGALTRLEGLEGGARLESVGRVESVGDGIAHVSGLPDVRVDELLLFPGGVAGLAMDLDDRIGCVLLGDGAAVAAGGIVHGTGTVLRVPVGDRLMGRVIDPLGTPLDDGPPVEAERWEPVERPAPTIAERAAVSEPLLTGTAVIDAMFPLGRGQRELLIGDRATGKTAIALDAILNQADGDVFCVYVAIGQKASGVRAAIEAVRQGGAAARTLFVVAAADSAPGLQWLAPYAGFTMAEHFRDSGRHALVIVDDLTKHAAVHRQLSLLLRRPPGREAYPGDVFYLHSRLLERAAKLGPARGGGSLTALPIAETQGGNLSAYIPTNLISITDGQVCLDAKLFHEGRKPAVDIGRSVSRVGGKAQPPALRALAEPLRLDYAQFLELEVFTRFGGLVDERTRKAVAHGQRMRALLAQRHLAPRPLAVQAAQLLALADGALDALPLEAIPRFQAALGALSAAHPPRIAEALDDATKTALRDLIAQAAAGLGGEAP, encoded by the coding sequence ATGCGCATCGACGGTTGGACGCTGCTTCTCCAGGCGGTCAATTTCCTGATCCTGGTCTGGCTGTTGCGCCGCTTTCTCTACCGCCCGGTTCTGGCGGTGATCGCCGAGCGTCAGGCCGCGACCGAGCGTGTCCGCAGCGAGGCGGAGGCCGCGCGCAAGGCCGCCGAGGCGGATCGGCGGGGGCTGGAGGCGCAGCGCGCCGCCCTGCCGGCCGAGCGCGACCGGCTGATCGCCGCCGCCCGTGCCGAGGCGGAGGCCGAGGGCGCCGCCCTGCTCGACAAGGCGCGGGCCGAGGCCGGCCAGGCGATGGAGGAGGCCCGCGCCCGGCTGGCGGAGGAGCGGGCGCAGGCGCTGGACGCCTTGCGACGCCACGTGGCCGAGCTTGGCACCCGGCTGGCAGCGCGGCTGTTACGCGCCGCGCCGGCCGCCGCGCTGACCGGTCCGTTGCTTGCGGAGGCCTGCGCGGCGGTGGAGGCATTGGCCGGTCCCCGGCGCGACGCGCTGGTCGACGGAAGCGATCCGGTGCCGGTGCGGCTCACCGTGGCGGGACCGCTACCGGAAGAGGACATGGCGCGGGCGCGCGACCGGCTGGCGGCGGCGCTTGGCTGTCCGGTGGCGCTGGAGCCGGTCGAGGATCCGTCGCTGATCGCCGGGGTGGAGCTGCATTTCGCCCATGCGGTCGTCCGCCGCAGCTGGAAGCAGACGCTGGCCGAGGCGAGGGAGGAGATGAGCCGTGATGAGTCCGAAAAGCAGGATGCTGAAAAGCACGATGCCGGGCCCTCGCTTGAGCAGGCGCTCGCCGCCTGGATGCCGGGCGCCTTGACCCGGCTGGAGGGGCTGGAGGGCGGCGCTCGGCTGGAATCGGTCGGGCGGGTGGAGTCGGTGGGCGACGGCATCGCCCATGTCTCCGGCCTGCCCGATGTCCGGGTCGATGAGCTGCTGCTGTTTCCCGGCGGCGTCGCCGGGCTCGCCATGGATCTCGACGACCGGATCGGCTGCGTCCTGCTCGGCGATGGCGCGGCGGTGGCGGCCGGCGGTATCGTCCATGGTACCGGGACGGTGCTGCGGGTGCCGGTCGGCGACCGGCTGATGGGGCGGGTGATCGACCCGCTCGGCACCCCGCTGGACGACGGCCCGCCGGTGGAGGCCGAGCGCTGGGAGCCGGTGGAGCGCCCGGCCCCGACCATCGCCGAGCGCGCGGCGGTGTCGGAACCGCTGCTGACCGGCACCGCCGTGATCGACGCCATGTTCCCGCTCGGCCGCGGCCAGCGCGAGCTGCTGATCGGCGACCGTGCCACCGGCAAGACCGCCATCGCGCTGGACGCCATCCTCAACCAGGCCGATGGGGATGTTTTCTGCGTCTATGTCGCCATCGGACAGAAGGCGTCGGGTGTGCGCGCGGCGATCGAGGCGGTGCGCCAGGGCGGGGCCGCGGCGCGAACCCTGTTCGTCGTCGCCGCCGCCGATTCCGCTCCCGGCCTGCAATGGCTGGCGCCCTATGCCGGCTTCACCATGGCCGAGCATTTCCGCGACAGCGGCCGGCACGCGCTGGTCATCGTCGATGACCTGACCAAGCATGCGGCGGTCCATCGCCAGCTCTCGCTTCTGCTGCGCCGTCCACCGGGGCGGGAGGCCTATCCCGGCGATGTCTTCTATCTGCACAGCCGGTTGCTGGAACGCGCGGCCAAGCTCGGCCCCGCCAGGGGCGGCGGGTCGCTGACCGCCCTGCCGATCGCCGAGACCCAGGGCGGCAACCTGTCGGCCTATATCCCGACCAACCTGATCTCGATCACCGACGGGCAGGTCTGCCTGGACGCCAAGCTGTTCCACGAGGGGCGGAAGCCGGCGGTCGATATCGGCCGCAGCGTGTCGCGCGTCGGCGGCAAGGCCCAGCCGCCGGCGCTGCGGGCCCTGGCCGAACCGTTGCGGCTCGATTACGCCCAGTTCCTGGAGCTGGAGGTGTTCACCCGCTTCGGCGGGCTGGTGGACGAGCGGACGCGCAAGGCGGTGGCGCATGGCCAGCGCATGCGGGCGCTGCTGGCCCAACGGCATCTGGCGCCCCGCCCGCTGGCGGTCCAGGCGGCGCAACTGCTGGCGCTGGCCGACGGCGCGCTGGACGCTTTGCCGCTGGAGGCGATTCCACGCTTCCAGGCGGCTTTGGGCGCGTTGAGCGCGGCCCATCCGCCCCGGATCGCCGAGGCCCTGGACGATGCCACCAAGACGGCGTTGCGCGACCTGATCGCCCAGGCGGCGGCCGGCCTCGGCGGGGAGGCGCCATGA
- a CDS encoding ATP synthase subunit I: protein MMTAPILLPILAGALAGLAFGALFFRGLAATARLYVAGGVRRAMPLYLLRLFGATAAFTMAAIWGGAAVLLAMLAGFQLARSVVVRRERRARVGWG from the coding sequence ATGATGACCGCCCCCATTCTTCTCCCCATCCTTGCCGGGGCGCTGGCCGGTCTGGCCTTTGGCGCGTTGTTCTTCCGCGGGCTGGCGGCGACGGCGCGGCTCTACGTGGCGGGCGGAGTCCGCCGGGCGATGCCGCTCTATCTGCTGCGTCTGTTCGGCGCCACCGCCGCCTTCACCATGGCCGCGATCTGGGGCGGGGCGGCGGTGCTGCTGGCGATGCTGGCCGGTTTCCAACTGGCCCGCAGCGTCGTGGTCCGCCGCGAACGTCGGGCGCGGGTGGGATGGGGGTGA
- a CDS encoding F0F1 ATP synthase subunit A → MTDSPLTTPVVFLVGPVPVTLPVVVTWGLMAAMAFGSAIATRRLRVERPGPVQTVLELVVETLRRQVAETMQTDATPFLPLLGTLFLYLAVANLSGLVPGMKAPTAFLETAAALALVVLLASQALGIRRRGLWAYLKGFAHPTPLLLPLNLLSELTRAFSLSIRLFGNVMSGEFVIAIVLSLAGLFVPVPLMALEALLGLVQAYIFTVLAAVFIGGAVGTIEKG, encoded by the coding sequence ATGACCGACTCTCCGCTGACGACTCCGGTGGTTTTCCTGGTGGGACCGGTCCCGGTCACGCTGCCGGTCGTCGTCACCTGGGGGCTGATGGCGGCGATGGCGTTCGGCTCGGCTATCGCCACCCGGCGGCTGCGGGTTGAGCGGCCCGGCCCGGTGCAGACCGTGCTGGAGCTGGTGGTGGAGACGCTGCGCCGGCAGGTCGCCGAGACGATGCAGACCGACGCCACGCCCTTCCTGCCGCTGCTCGGCACGCTGTTCCTCTATCTGGCGGTCGCCAACCTGTCGGGGCTGGTGCCGGGGATGAAGGCGCCGACCGCCTTCCTGGAGACGGCGGCGGCGCTGGCGTTGGTCGTGCTGTTGGCCTCGCAGGCGCTGGGCATCCGCCGGCGCGGCCTGTGGGCCTATCTGAAGGGCTTCGCCCATCCGACACCGCTGCTGCTGCCGTTGAACCTGCTGTCGGAGCTGACCCGCGCCTTCTCGCTGTCGATCCGCCTGTTCGGCAATGTGATGAGCGGGGAATTCGTCATCGCCATCGTGCTGTCGCTGGCCGGGCTGTTCGTCCCGGTGCCGCTGATGGCGCTGGAGGCGCTGCTGGGCCTTGTCCAGGCGTACATCTTCACGGTGCTGGCCGCGGTCTTCATCGGCGGCGCCGTCGGAACAATCGAGAAGGGGTAG
- a CDS encoding F0F1 ATP synthase subunit epsilon encodes MSAEPSVFPSPPRGERGSKQAKELSLVISTPVSVVARLTGIRHLRAEDASGAFGIWPGHADLLTALAVSVISWRDDQGRDGHCAVRGGVLTIHDGARIAVATREAVTGEDLHALERDVLARFRRDREEEGEARSGARRMHLAAIRHILAYLRPERRAGGPFGPGRDSGEKAS; translated from the coding sequence ATGAGCGCCGAACCGTCAGTTTTCCCCTCTCCCCCTCGGGGAGAGAGGGGATCAAAGCAGGCGAAGGAGCTTTCGCTCGTCATCTCCACCCCGGTTTCGGTCGTCGCCCGGCTCACCGGCATCCGCCATCTGCGGGCGGAGGATGCCAGCGGCGCCTTCGGCATCTGGCCGGGCCATGCCGATCTGCTGACGGCTCTGGCGGTCTCCGTCATCAGCTGGCGCGATGACCAGGGGCGGGACGGGCATTGCGCCGTGCGCGGCGGGGTGCTGACCATCCATGACGGCGCCCGGATCGCGGTGGCGACGCGCGAGGCGGTGACCGGCGAGGATCTGCACGCGCTGGAACGCGACGTGCTGGCCCGCTTCCGCCGCGACCGGGAGGAGGAGGGGGAGGCCCGGTCCGGTGCGCGCCGCATGCATCTGGCGGCGATCCGCCACATCCTGGCCTATCTGCGGCCGGAACGCCGCGCCGGCGGGCCCTTCGGTCCCGGCCGGGACAGCGGGGAGAAGGCGTCATGA
- a CDS encoding AtpZ/AtpI family protein — MTDGQDPLPGSVRRHRERRERWQREGERPMSRNFALIGALGWLVIVPTLAGLFAGRWLDERAGGGIFWTAALLFAGVVLGGWLAWIRIEQER; from the coding sequence ATGACCGACGGGCAGGACCCGCTTCCCGGCAGCGTCCGCCGCCATCGCGAGCGGCGGGAGCGCTGGCAACGCGAAGGCGAACGGCCGATGAGCCGCAACTTCGCCCTGATCGGGGCGCTGGGCTGGCTGGTCATCGTGCCGACGCTGGCCGGGCTGTTCGCCGGGCGCTGGCTGGACGAGCGGGCGGGCGGTGGAATCTTCTGGACGGCGGCGCTGCTGTTCGCGGGCGTGGTGCTCGGCGGATGGCTCGCCTGGATACGAATCGAGCAGGAACGTTGA
- a CDS encoding F0F1 ATP synthase subunit C, whose product MDVHAISILGAALAVSVGAIGPALAEGRAVAAAMEAIARQPEAANTLSRTLFVGLAMIETMAIYCLVVALLLLFANPFA is encoded by the coding sequence ATGGACGTCCATGCCATCAGCATCCTGGGCGCGGCACTGGCGGTGTCGGTCGGCGCCATCGGCCCGGCCCTGGCGGAAGGGCGCGCGGTCGCCGCCGCGATGGAGGCCATCGCCCGCCAGCCGGAAGCCGCCAACACCCTGTCGCGCACCCTGTTCGTCGGTCTGGCGATGATCGAGACCATGGCGATCTATTGTCTGGTCGTCGCCCTGCTCCTGCTGTTCGCCAACCCGTTCGCCTGA
- a CDS encoding ABC transporter permease subunit has product MKRVGFLSWALLFGYAFLYVPIVLLVVFSFNESRLVTVWSGFSTKWYAELIHNEALLAAALLSFQVAAVSATLSVLLGTCAGLALTRFGRFRGRTLFGGMITAPLVMPEVITGLSLLLLFVAMEQWLGWPDGRGVTTITIAHTTFTMSYVAVVIQSRLAGMDGSLEEAAMDLGARPAKVFFVITLPLIAPALVAGWLLAFTLSLDDVVVASFVSGPGSTTLPMVIFSSVKFGISPQINALATLMVLVVATGIFVASIVMARQERQRKRDEQMAIQNG; this is encoded by the coding sequence ATGAAACGGGTCGGATTCCTGTCCTGGGCGCTGCTGTTCGGCTATGCCTTCCTCTATGTCCCCATCGTGCTGCTGGTCGTCTTCAGCTTCAACGAGTCGCGGCTGGTCACGGTGTGGAGCGGCTTTTCGACCAAATGGTATGCCGAGCTGATCCACAACGAGGCGCTGCTGGCGGCGGCTCTCCTGTCCTTCCAGGTGGCGGCGGTGTCGGCGACGCTGTCGGTGCTGCTCGGCACCTGCGCCGGGCTGGCGCTGACCCGGTTCGGCCGCTTCCGCGGCCGCACCCTGTTCGGCGGCATGATCACCGCGCCGCTGGTCATGCCGGAGGTCATCACCGGCCTGTCGCTCCTGCTGCTGTTCGTGGCGATGGAGCAATGGCTGGGCTGGCCCGACGGCCGTGGCGTCACCACCATCACCATCGCCCACACCACCTTCACCATGTCCTATGTCGCGGTGGTCATCCAGTCGCGGCTGGCCGGCATGGACGGCAGCCTGGAGGAGGCGGCGATGGATCTGGGCGCCCGTCCGGCCAAGGTGTTCTTCGTCATCACCCTGCCGCTGATCGCCCCGGCGCTGGTCGCCGGCTGGCTGCTGGCCTTCACCCTGTCGCTGGACGACGTGGTGGTGGCGAGCTTCGTCTCCGGCCCCGGCTCGACGACGCTGCCGATGGTGATCTTCTCCAGCGTGAAGTTCGGCATCAGCCCGCAGATCAACGCGCTGGCGACCCTGATGGTGCTGGTGGTGGCGACCGGCATCTTCGTCGCCAGCATCGTCATGGCCAGGCAGGAGCGTCAGCGCAAACGCGACGAGCAGATGGCGATCCAGAACGGTTGA
- a CDS encoding ABC transporter permease subunit produces MRTVVAILVSGLSRIGLWGRGVVVAVPYLWLMLFFLVPFLIVFGISFSESIIAQPPYSSLVDWLRDEDAGTSKLQILLNISNYFRLGGDDLYILAYLNSLRIAAVTTLLCLAIGYPMAYAIAKADPARRGPLMMLVILPFWTSFLIRIYAWIGILKGNGVISNLLEWIGLTSGPVEILYSDWAVYIGMTYCYLPFMVLPLYSTLEKMDPTLLEAAADLGCRPFKSFLAVTLPLSLPGIIAGSLLVFIPAVGEFVTPELLGGPDTLMIGRVLWNEFFANRDWPVASAVAIALLLVLVIPIMIFQHVQGKEAEAGR; encoded by the coding sequence ATGAGGACGGTCGTCGCCATCCTCGTTTCCGGCCTCAGCCGGATCGGGCTGTGGGGTCGCGGCGTGGTCGTCGCCGTCCCCTATCTGTGGCTGATGCTGTTCTTCCTGGTGCCCTTCCTGATCGTCTTCGGCATCAGCTTCTCCGAATCGATCATCGCCCAGCCGCCCTATTCCTCGCTGGTCGACTGGCTGCGGGACGAGGACGCCGGCACCTCCAAGCTGCAAATCCTGCTGAACATCAGCAATTATTTCCGGCTGGGCGGCGATGATCTCTACATCCTCGCCTACCTGAACTCGCTGCGGATCGCGGCGGTCACCACGCTGCTGTGCCTGGCCATCGGCTATCCCATGGCCTATGCCATCGCCAAGGCCGATCCGGCGCGGCGCGGGCCGTTGATGATGCTGGTGATCCTGCCCTTCTGGACCAGCTTCCTGATCCGCATCTATGCCTGGATCGGCATTCTCAAGGGCAATGGCGTCATCAGCAACCTGCTGGAATGGATCGGCCTGACCAGCGGCCCGGTCGAGATCCTCTATTCCGACTGGGCGGTCTATATCGGCATGACCTATTGCTATCTGCCCTTCATGGTTCTGCCGCTCTACTCCACCCTGGAGAAGATGGACCCGACATTGCTGGAGGCGGCGGCGGATCTCGGCTGCCGTCCGTTCAAATCCTTCCTGGCGGTGACGCTGCCGCTGTCGCTGCCCGGCATCATCGCCGGCTCGCTGCTGGTCTTCATCCCGGCGGTGGGCGAGTTCGTGACGCCGGAACTGTTGGGCGGCCCCGATACGCTGATGATCGGCCGCGTGCTGTGGAACGAGTTCTTCGCCAACCGTGACTGGCCGGTGGCCTCGGCGGTGGCGATCGCGCTGCTTCTGGTCCTGGTGATCCCGATCATGATCTTCCAGCATGTGCAGGGCAAAGAGGCGGAGGCCGGACGATGA
- a CDS encoding F0F1 ATP synthase subunit gamma, protein MTERLTEVEARRASVRDLGAVTDVMRSLAAMRLQQALGTLAGTRAYAGVIAGALAQAVDLLDGAASRDAPVPWPVNGHGRCAWVLFAPEHGFVGGFAERLAEAALAAPPDCALWVVGRRGAALLEERGRAPVWSTAMATNTDAVTVTARRIAGALYEAAAAGRLGRVELLYGRTNAGAPPELTRRLLLPLDLPQDRFGDGRRPVPPLVNMPARDLIVRLVDEYVFALLADAAMESFAAENAARLSTMMTARHNIETTLDELTATARHLRQEQVTTELLELVSGAEAMG, encoded by the coding sequence ATGACGGAGCGGCTGACCGAGGTCGAGGCGCGGCGGGCCAGCGTGCGGGATCTGGGGGCGGTGACCGACGTGATGCGCTCGCTCGCCGCCATGCGGTTGCAGCAGGCCTTGGGCACGCTGGCCGGCACCCGCGCCTATGCCGGGGTGATCGCCGGGGCGCTGGCCCAGGCGGTGGATTTGCTGGACGGTGCGGCAAGCCGTGATGCGCCGGTGCCGTGGCCCGTCAACGGCCATGGTCGGTGCGCCTGGGTGCTGTTCGCGCCGGAGCATGGCTTCGTCGGCGGCTTCGCCGAGCGGCTGGCCGAGGCCGCCCTGGCCGCGCCGCCGGACTGCGCGCTGTGGGTGGTGGGGCGGCGCGGCGCCGCCCTGCTGGAGGAGCGCGGCAGGGCGCCGGTCTGGTCGACGGCGATGGCGACCAACACCGATGCCGTCACCGTCACCGCGCGGCGCATCGCCGGGGCGCTCTATGAGGCCGCCGCGGCCGGGCGGCTGGGGCGGGTGGAGTTGCTGTATGGCCGGACCAACGCCGGTGCGCCGCCGGAGCTGACGCGCCGCCTTCTGCTGCCGCTTGATCTGCCACAGGATCGTTTCGGCGACGGCAGGCGGCCGGTGCCGCCGTTGGTCAACATGCCGGCGCGCGACCTGATCGTCCGGCTGGTGGACGAATATGTCTTCGCCCTGCTGGCCGACGCCGCGATGGAGAGCTTCGCGGCGGAGAATGCCGCCCGGCTGTCCACCATGATGACGGCCCGCCACAACATCGAAACCACGCTGGACGAGCTGACCGCGACCGCCCGCCATCTGCGCCAGGAACAGGTCACGACGGAGCTGCTCGAACTGGTGTCCGGCGCCGAGGCGATGGGGTGA
- a CDS encoding agmatine deiminase family protein — translation MTTPNAPMPTGQGFHMPGEWARHSGCWMAWPCRPETWPEGAFDAACDAYAEVAQAIARFEPVTMVCDPADVAEASLACGPGIQILPLPISDSWIRDTGPSFVVDGKGGLAGVHWGFNAWGGNYDGCEKDQQVGRLILDHLKLPRFAAPLVMEGGSFHVDGEGTLITTEQCLLNPNRNPGLTREEIERTLKDHLGVETVIWLGQGYQDDETDGHIDEIALFVRPGVVMAITTDDPGDPNFKIFQDNLDRLKRARDAKGRELEVIPVQQPARRDLNGVRLTLSYTNLYIANGGIVMPAFEDPADDEAFRVVRKAFPDREVVQIAALDIVRGGGGIHCITQQQPLP, via the coding sequence ATGACGACACCGAACGCCCCGATGCCGACGGGTCAAGGCTTCCACATGCCCGGTGAATGGGCGCGCCACAGCGGTTGCTGGATGGCGTGGCCGTGCCGGCCGGAAACCTGGCCGGAGGGTGCTTTCGACGCCGCATGCGACGCCTATGCCGAGGTCGCGCAAGCCATCGCCCGTTTCGAACCGGTGACGATGGTGTGCGACCCGGCCGACGTGGCCGAGGCCTCGCTGGCCTGCGGCCCCGGCATCCAGATATTGCCGCTGCCGATCAGCGATTCCTGGATCCGCGACACCGGCCCCAGCTTCGTCGTCGACGGCAAGGGCGGGCTGGCCGGGGTCCATTGGGGCTTCAACGCCTGGGGTGGCAATTATGACGGCTGCGAGAAGGATCAACAGGTCGGCCGCCTGATCCTCGACCATCTGAAGCTTCCCCGCTTCGCCGCTCCCCTGGTGATGGAGGGCGGATCCTTCCATGTCGACGGGGAAGGGACGCTGATCACCACCGAACAATGCCTGCTGAACCCCAACCGAAATCCCGGCCTGACGCGGGAGGAGATCGAGCGGACCCTGAAAGACCATCTCGGGGTCGAGACGGTGATCTGGCTGGGGCAGGGCTATCAGGACGATGAAACCGACGGCCATATCGACGAGATCGCGCTGTTCGTGCGTCCCGGCGTGGTGATGGCGATCACCACCGACGATCCGGGCGATCCCAATTTCAAGATCTTCCAGGACAATCTCGACCGGCTGAAGCGCGCCCGCGATGCGAAGGGCCGCGAGTTGGAGGTCATTCCGGTCCAGCAGCCCGCCCGCCGCGACCTGAACGGGGTGCGCCTGACCCTGTCCTACACCAATCTCTACATCGCCAACGGTGGCATCGTGATGCCGGCCTTCGAGGATCCGGCCGACGACGAGGCCTTCCGCGTGGTGCGCAAGGCCTTCCCCGACCGCGAGGTCGTGCAGATCGCCGCGCTGGACATCGTGCGCGGCGGCGGCGGCATCCACTGCATCACCCAGCAGCAGCCGCTTCCCTGA
- a CDS encoding ABC transporter ATP-binding protein, whose translation MAGQPIRKPTRLEPWQDAGQTPYVRIEKVTKTFGDFVAVDEVSLSIYRNEFFALLGGSGSGKTTLLRMLAGFEQPTEGKIYIDGVDMAGIPPYERPVNMMFQSYALFPHMTVEQNVAFGLKQDGVAKAEIRDRVAEMLGLVQLSAFGKRRPHQLSGGQRQRVALARSLVKRPKLLLLDEPLGALDKKLRERTQFELVNIQEKLGVTFIVVTHDQEEAMTMSSRIAVMNHGVIAQVGTPTEIYEYPHNRFVAEFIGSINMFDGRVVSTEGDQVLVASEEVGCELLIAHASPAAAGSPVSVAIRPEKIALSKEPVAGDAAGGDGRNRSTGIVREIAYLGDVSIYLVELPTGKTVRVTAPNVTRRTEMPITWEDEVTLTWRPFAGVVLTQ comes from the coding sequence ATGGCCGGTCAGCCGATTCGCAAGCCCACCCGCCTGGAACCGTGGCAGGACGCGGGCCAGACCCCCTATGTCCGCATCGAGAAGGTGACGAAGACCTTCGGCGACTTCGTCGCGGTGGACGAGGTCAGCCTGTCGATCTACCGGAACGAGTTCTTCGCCCTGCTCGGCGGGTCCGGGTCCGGCAAGACCACGCTGCTGCGCATGCTGGCGGGGTTCGAGCAGCCGACCGAGGGCAAGATCTACATCGACGGCGTCGATATGGCTGGCATCCCGCCCTATGAGCGGCCGGTCAACATGATGTTCCAGTCCTACGCCCTGTTCCCGCACATGACGGTGGAGCAGAATGTCGCCTTCGGCCTGAAACAGGACGGGGTGGCCAAGGCGGAGATCCGCGACCGCGTGGCGGAGATGCTGGGGCTGGTCCAGCTGTCGGCCTTCGGCAAGCGCCGTCCGCACCAGCTGTCGGGCGGCCAGCGCCAGCGCGTGGCGCTCGCCCGGTCGCTGGTCAAGCGGCCGAAGCTGCTGCTGCTGGACGAGCCGCTGGGCGCGCTCGACAAGAAGCTGCGCGAACGCACCCAGTTCGAACTGGTCAACATCCAGGAGAAGCTGGGCGTCACCTTTATCGTGGTCACCCACGACCAGGAGGAGGCGATGACGATGTCCTCGCGCATCGCCGTGATGAACCATGGCGTCATCGCCCAGGTGGGCACGCCGACCGAGATCTACGAATATCCGCACAACCGCTTCGTCGCCGAGTTCATCGGGTCGATCAACATGTTCGACGGCCGCGTCGTCTCCACCGAAGGCGATCAGGTGCTGGTCGCGTCGGAGGAGGTGGGATGCGAGCTGCTGATCGCCCATGCCTCCCCGGCGGCGGCCGGCTCCCCGGTCTCGGTCGCCATCCGGCCGGAGAAGATCGCCCTGTCGAAGGAGCCGGTCGCCGGCGACGCCGCCGGCGGTGACGGCCGCAACCGCAGCACCGGCATCGTGCGCGAGATCGCCTATCTCGGCGATGTGTCGATCTATCTGGTGGAACTGCCGACCGGCAAGACGGTGCGGGTCACCGCCCCCAACGTCACCCGCCGCACCGAAATGCCGATCACCTGGGAGGACGAGGTGACCCTGACCTGGCGCCCCTTCGCCGGCGTGGTGCTGACCCAATGA
- the atpD gene encoding F0F1 ATP synthase subunit beta — MSAQSSAPIRSSAPPPPADPPPGSGHVIAARGSVIDIRFPEAALPPLFDAVEILWDGPERLVAEVQAHLDAGTARAIAMQGTSGLRRGTPVRSTGGPLTAPVGDAVLGRLIDVMGSARDDGPELPDGTPRAPIHRAPPPLARRSPRRDPMETGIKVIDLLAPLARGGKAAMFGGAGVGKTVLVMELIRKMVERHSGISVFAGIGERSREGQELWEEMKRSGVLDRTALVFGQMNEPPGARWRVGLTALTIAEHFRDEARRDVLLLMDNVFRFVQAGAEVSGLLGRLPSRVGYQPTLASEIAELEERVASTAGAVVTAIQAVYVPADDFTDPAVAELFSHLDSSIVLSRAMAAEGLYPAVDPLSSTSSLLDPLVVGEAHYRLAEEVRGTIAHYRELQDVIALLGMEELSAADRLAVGRARRLQRFLTQPFLVTEAFTGHGGVSVPLDETLKGCRAILDGACDGWAEGAFFMTGTLDQARERDRAGRRA; from the coding sequence ATGTCCGCACAGTCATCCGCCCCGATACGATCATCCGCCCCGCCGCCGCCCGCCGATCCACCCCCCGGATCCGGTCATGTGATCGCCGCCCGCGGGTCGGTCATCGACATCCGCTTTCCCGAAGCGGCCCTGCCGCCGCTGTTCGACGCGGTGGAAATCCTGTGGGACGGCCCGGAACGGCTGGTGGCGGAGGTGCAGGCGCATCTCGACGCCGGAACGGCCCGCGCCATCGCCATGCAGGGCACCTCCGGCTTGCGGCGCGGCACGCCGGTCCGCTCCACCGGCGGCCCGCTGACCGCTCCGGTCGGCGACGCCGTTCTGGGCCGGCTGATCGACGTCATGGGATCGGCGCGGGATGATGGGCCCGAACTGCCGGACGGGACGCCGCGGGCGCCGATCCACCGCGCCCCGCCGCCGCTGGCCCGGCGCAGCCCGCGCCGCGATCCGATGGAAACCGGCATCAAGGTGATCGATCTTCTGGCCCCGCTGGCCCGCGGTGGCAAGGCCGCCATGTTCGGCGGCGCCGGTGTCGGCAAGACCGTGCTGGTGATGGAACTGATCCGCAAGATGGTGGAGCGCCACAGCGGCATCTCCGTCTTCGCCGGCATCGGCGAGCGCTCCCGCGAGGGGCAGGAGCTGTGGGAGGAGATGAAGCGGTCGGGCGTGCTCGACCGCACCGCGCTGGTCTTCGGCCAGATGAACGAGCCGCCGGGCGCGCGCTGGCGCGTCGGGCTGACCGCGCTGACCATCGCCGAGCATTTCCGCGACGAGGCGCGGCGCGACGTGCTGCTGCTGATGGACAATGTCTTCCGCTTCGTCCAGGCCGGCGCCGAGGTGTCCGGGCTGCTCGGCCGGCTGCCGTCGCGCGTCGGCTACCAGCCCACGCTGGCCAGCGAGATCGCCGAGCTTGAGGAGCGGGTGGCCTCGACCGCCGGGGCGGTGGTGACGGCGATCCAGGCGGTCTATGTCCCGGCCGACGATTTCACCGATCCGGCGGTCGCCGAGCTGTTCAGCCATCTCGACAGCTCCATCGTGCTGTCGCGCGCCATGGCGGCGGAGGGGCTCTATCCGGCGGTGGACCCGCTGTCCTCCACCTCCAGCCTGCTCGATCCGCTGGTGGTGGGGGAGGCGCATTACCGGCTGGCGGAGGAGGTGCGCGGCACCATCGCCCATTACCGCGAACTTCAGGATGTCATCGCGCTGCTGGGCATGGAGGAGCTGAGCGCCGCCGACCGGCTGGCGGTGGGCCGCGCCCGCCGGCTTCAGCGCTTCCTGACCCAGCCCTTCCTGGTGACCGAGGCCTTTACCGGTCATGGCGGCGTCAGCGTGCCGCTGGACGAAACGCTGAAGGGCTGCCGGGCCATCCTGGACGGCGCGTGCGACGGCTGGGCCGAAGGCGCCTTCTTCATGACCGGCACCCTGGATCAGGCCCGCGAGCGCGACCGCGCCGGGAGGCGGGCATGA